One Novosphingobium sp. G106 DNA segment encodes these proteins:
- a CDS encoding molybdopterin-dependent oxidoreductase, translated as MATRQARSYCRICSAHCGVVLTIDTANDAILSVKGDKDNPLSQGYVCFKGLQAEEAHHGLQRLLRPLKRQPDGSFAEIGSEQALDEIADRLRGIVARGGPKAVATFKGTSGSLYATHMIQLDFLHALGSQQFFSVNTIDQSAKFVSFERQGGWAAGCHDIDQSEVLLFFGCNPIISHSTMPVMGPDPVRKLKAAKERGLKLICIDPRESETAHFADLHLQPLPGRDTAIAASMVRTILAEGWEDATFCAEHVGADRIADLRKAVEPFAPEFVERIAGLEPGQIAAAARMFAHDAGSGSAFAATGPSMSPFCNTMQHLVDTLNIVCGRFRRAGQKAVVDMINPPDAIHAEVISPPRMYRNFPPSRIRGVGMLGFDRLASTLAEEILTPGEGQIRSLFVSGSNPAVCLPDQKKAVEALRDLELLVVMDPYMSATAKLAHYVLPPTMMYERPDLPIAVPGFNIGTETWSQYAEPVIAAPAGSDLVEDWYPYWAVAKRLDLKMQFSGVELDFGVNQPPTTEEMLEIRARNGRVTLDQLQADLKAHPGGKIYDHPSQIVQPARPGASGRFDVMPEDVAQEITEFLASELAQAGRPEGGHSHLMISRRMNRVMNSGGNNLKAVLRHDPANPAYMHPSELDALGVSPGDRVEIASEHGRIETVAQPDKAVRRGVVSIAHCWGGLPGEEGPGANTNLLIAADKHLANINMMPRMSAVPVNVRRI; from the coding sequence ATGGCGACCAGGCAGGCGCGATCCTATTGCCGGATATGCAGCGCGCATTGCGGCGTGGTGCTGACGATCGATACCGCCAACGATGCGATCCTGTCGGTCAAGGGCGACAAGGACAATCCGCTCAGCCAGGGCTATGTCTGCTTCAAGGGTCTCCAGGCAGAGGAAGCACACCACGGCCTCCAGCGGCTGCTGCGCCCACTGAAGCGCCAGCCCGACGGCAGCTTCGCCGAGATCGGCAGCGAGCAGGCACTCGACGAGATCGCCGACAGGCTACGCGGCATCGTCGCGCGCGGCGGGCCGAAGGCAGTAGCGACGTTCAAGGGCACTTCGGGATCGCTCTATGCCACGCACATGATCCAGCTCGATTTCCTCCACGCGCTGGGGTCGCAGCAGTTCTTCTCGGTCAACACGATCGACCAGTCGGCCAAGTTCGTCTCGTTCGAGCGCCAGGGGGGCTGGGCCGCGGGGTGCCATGACATCGACCAGTCCGAAGTCCTGCTGTTCTTCGGCTGCAATCCGATCATCTCGCATTCGACAATGCCAGTCATGGGGCCGGATCCGGTACGCAAGCTGAAGGCCGCCAAGGAACGCGGGCTCAAGCTGATCTGCATCGACCCGCGCGAGAGCGAGACCGCGCATTTCGCCGATCTTCATCTCCAGCCCCTGCCGGGCCGCGACACCGCGATCGCCGCGAGCATGGTGCGGACGATTCTGGCCGAAGGCTGGGAGGACGCGACGTTCTGCGCCGAACACGTCGGCGCCGACCGCATCGCCGACCTGCGCAAAGCGGTCGAACCCTTCGCGCCCGAATTCGTCGAGCGCATCGCTGGGCTCGAACCCGGCCAGATCGCCGCCGCCGCGCGGATGTTCGCGCATGACGCCGGGAGCGGCTCCGCCTTCGCCGCGACTGGCCCCTCAATGTCCCCGTTCTGCAACACGATGCAGCATCTGGTCGACACGCTGAACATCGTCTGCGGCCGCTTCCGCCGCGCCGGGCAGAAGGCGGTGGTCGACATGATCAACCCGCCCGACGCGATCCACGCCGAAGTGATCTCGCCGCCGCGCATGTATCGCAACTTCCCGCCCAGCCGCATCCGTGGCGTCGGCATGCTCGGCTTCGACCGGCTGGCATCGACCCTGGCCGAGGAAATCCTGACGCCAGGCGAGGGGCAGATCCGTTCGCTCTTCGTCAGCGGATCGAACCCGGCGGTCTGCCTGCCCGACCAGAAGAAGGCGGTGGAAGCGCTACGCGATCTCGAACTGCTGGTGGTGATGGATCCCTATATGTCGGCCACGGCGAAGCTCGCGCACTACGTGCTGCCGCCGACGATGATGTACGAGCGGCCCGACCTGCCGATCGCCGTTCCCGGCTTCAACATCGGCACCGAGACCTGGTCGCAATACGCCGAACCGGTGATCGCGGCGCCAGCCGGGTCGGACCTCGTCGAGGACTGGTATCCCTATTGGGCGGTGGCCAAGCGGCTCGATCTCAAGATGCAGTTCAGCGGCGTCGAACTCGATTTCGGGGTCAACCAGCCGCCGACCACCGAGGAAATGCTGGAAATCCGCGCGCGCAATGGCCGCGTGACGCTCGACCAGTTGCAGGCCGATCTCAAAGCGCACCCCGGGGGCAAGATCTACGACCACCCCTCGCAGATCGTCCAGCCGGCACGACCGGGCGCCAGCGGGCGGTTCGACGTCATGCCCGAAGACGTCGCGCAGGAGATTACAGAATTCCTCGCCTCCGAGCTGGCCCAGGCCGGACGGCCCGAAGGCGGCCATTCGCACTTGATGATCTCGCGCCGGATGAACCGGGTGATGAACTCGGGCGGTAACAACCTGAAAGCCGTGCTCCGGCACGATCCGGCCAATCCCGCCTACATGCACCCAAGCGAGCTCGATGCCCTGGGCGTCTCCCCCGGCGACCGAGTGGAGATCGCTTCCGAACACGGACGGATCGAGACCGTGGCCCAGCCCGACAAGGCGGTGCGGCGCGGCGTCGTCTCTATCGCCCATTGCTGGGGCGGACTGCCAGGCGAGGAAGGTCCGGGCGCCAATACCAACCTTTTGATCGCTGCCGACAAGCATCTCGCGAACATCAACATGATGCCGCGCATGTCGGCGGTGCCGGTCAACGTGCGGCGCATCTAA
- a CDS encoding aldo/keto reductase, with the protein MEMRKLGSTGIEIAPLVLGGNVFGWTADQATSFAILDAALEAGINAIDTADVYNRYFPGGQGGESETVIGNWMKDRGVRDRVVIITKGGLPMGDHNMEGLGRDYLPRACEASLRRLQTDRIDVYMSHRADPSVPITETLETFQALIDAGKVGHAAASNYSAAELAEALAASGNGRARYEVLEQHYNLVKRDEYEGAVENLCVRENIGSIPFFALAAGFLTGKYRSKEDLAGKAREMTAAGFLTDRNFALLDVIDRIAKRHGATMAQVSLAWLMARPSVTAPIVSATSLTQLKDILKSVELKLTADDLGELENA; encoded by the coding sequence ATGGAAATGCGCAAGCTGGGCAGCACCGGCATCGAAATCGCACCGCTGGTGCTCGGCGGCAACGTCTTCGGCTGGACCGCGGACCAGGCCACGAGCTTCGCGATCCTCGACGCCGCACTCGAAGCCGGGATCAACGCCATCGACACGGCGGACGTCTACAACCGCTACTTTCCGGGCGGCCAGGGCGGCGAATCGGAAACCGTGATCGGCAACTGGATGAAGGACCGCGGCGTGCGCGACCGCGTGGTGATCATCACCAAGGGCGGGCTGCCGATGGGCGACCACAACATGGAAGGGCTCGGCCGCGACTACCTGCCCCGCGCTTGCGAAGCCTCGCTGCGCCGCCTCCAGACCGACCGGATCGACGTCTATATGTCGCACCGCGCCGATCCGTCGGTGCCGATCACCGAAACGCTGGAGACCTTTCAGGCGCTGATCGACGCGGGCAAGGTCGGCCATGCCGCGGCTTCGAACTACAGCGCCGCGGAACTCGCCGAAGCGCTGGCCGCTTCCGGGAACGGCCGCGCGCGTTACGAGGTGCTCGAACAGCACTACAACTTGGTCAAGCGCGACGAATACGAGGGCGCAGTCGAGAATCTCTGCGTCCGCGAAAACATCGGCTCGATCCCATTCTTCGCACTGGCCGCAGGCTTCCTCACCGGCAAGTACCGCAGCAAGGAAGACCTCGCCGGCAAGGCGCGGGAGATGACCGCGGCGGGGTTCCTGACCGATCGCAATTTCGCGCTACTCGACGTGATCGACCGCATCGCCAAGCGCCACGGCGCGACGATGGCGCAGGTCTCGCTGGCATGGCTGATGGCCCGCCCCTCGGTCACCGCGCCGATCGTCAGCGCGACGAGCCTGACGCAGCTCAAGGACATCCTGAAGTCGGTCGAGCTCAAGCTGACCGCTGACGACCTCGGCGAGCTGGAGAACGCTTGA
- a CDS encoding acyltransferase family protein produces MSTLEDTNSIEWANVAKAACACLVVLMHGEAQIQMAGWGQQSKLMEIWHTINEFIRPIRMPTFFLISGMLAAKFVLHDRDDADRRCFVRPFYLYALWAAILMTLVPNFPATDPAMALPDRLYKILFIGSPAWFMYGLGIFYLITKVTRSLPAGPVLTACALVSMAGSIWSPDNTLYAAKLLRCLFFFVAGVRLRGAVIGFASTASPYRWAALFGLYALGAVITMSLGTYSIAVDIAAVAFSLTTWSLVCRNLGTLSAPVQWVGRRTLFVYLLHFPLICLLSYLVNLWADPEILENFWLGLAYPVVTVVLIVPLTLALGILLQRLGFDLLFDLPTTKSATPRPGRSGPLST; encoded by the coding sequence GTGAGCACATTAGAAGACACCAACAGTATAGAGTGGGCGAATGTAGCCAAAGCGGCCTGCGCATGCTTGGTCGTACTGATGCATGGCGAAGCCCAGATCCAGATGGCAGGTTGGGGTCAACAGTCTAAACTTATGGAGATCTGGCATACGATCAACGAATTCATTCGGCCGATCCGTATGCCGACGTTCTTCCTGATATCGGGCATGCTCGCAGCCAAATTTGTATTGCACGATCGCGACGATGCCGATCGGCGTTGCTTTGTCCGTCCGTTTTATCTGTATGCACTCTGGGCCGCGATCCTCATGACGCTGGTGCCCAACTTCCCCGCAACAGACCCCGCGATGGCGCTGCCCGATCGGCTTTACAAGATCCTCTTCATCGGCTCGCCAGCATGGTTCATGTACGGTCTCGGCATCTTCTACCTCATCACCAAGGTCACGCGCAGCCTGCCGGCGGGGCCGGTGCTGACCGCCTGCGCGCTGGTCTCGATGGCCGGCTCGATCTGGTCGCCCGACAACACGCTTTATGCGGCGAAACTGTTGCGCTGCCTGTTCTTCTTCGTAGCCGGTGTCCGCCTGAGGGGAGCAGTGATCGGTTTCGCCAGCACCGCTTCGCCCTACCGGTGGGCGGCGCTATTCGGGCTCTATGCCCTTGGCGCGGTCATCACCATGAGTCTCGGCACCTATTCGATCGCCGTCGACATTGCCGCGGTCGCCTTCAGCCTGACGACATGGAGCCTGGTCTGCCGCAATCTCGGCACGCTGAGCGCGCCCGTCCAATGGGTGGGACGGCGCACCCTGTTCGTTTACCTGCTGCACTTCCCGCTGATCTGCCTGCTCAGTTATCTGGTGAATCTTTGGGCCGATCCGGAGATTCTGGAGAATTTCTGGCTCGGCCTGGCCTATCCCGTGGTTACGGTCGTGCTGATCGTGCCGCTGACGCTGGCCTTGGGAATACTGCTGCAGCGCCTGGGCTTCGACCTGCTGTTCGATCTGCCAACGACCAAATCCGCGACGCCGAGGCCCGGCAGGTCAGGCCCCCTGTCGACGTGA
- a CDS encoding SDR family oxidoreductase has product MIDAAKYGPWAVIAGGSEGIGPALAEELAKQGINSLLLARKPEPLEATAADIRARYGIEVRTLSLDLTDPAMLDRVRAATDDIEVGLLVYNAGASHRTGPFISWEIDDVMRVIQLNVVGQTLLSHHFGRLMAARGRGGIVLMGSLAGVAGSPSVVTYSGAKAYSQIFSEGLWWELGQEGVDVLHVVVGKTDTPAMARLGIDHGDEGDSGLDVARVALENLGNGPITVMPKMQEGFIQLCTPDRRAVTLGNASFIMNSTEGTWQD; this is encoded by the coding sequence GCCGCGAAATATGGCCCCTGGGCGGTGATCGCCGGGGGATCGGAAGGCATCGGCCCCGCGCTGGCAGAGGAACTGGCCAAACAGGGCATCAACAGCCTGCTACTGGCGCGCAAGCCCGAACCGCTCGAAGCCACCGCGGCAGACATCCGCGCACGCTACGGCATCGAAGTCCGCACCCTGAGCCTCGATCTTACCGACCCGGCGATGCTCGATCGCGTCCGCGCGGCGACCGATGACATCGAGGTCGGCCTGCTCGTCTACAACGCCGGCGCCTCGCACCGCACGGGGCCGTTCATCTCGTGGGAGATCGACGACGTGATGCGGGTGATACAGCTCAACGTCGTCGGCCAGACCTTGCTTTCACACCATTTCGGGCGGCTGATGGCGGCGCGCGGGCGTGGTGGGATCGTGCTGATGGGCTCGCTCGCCGGGGTGGCCGGCAGTCCCTCGGTGGTGACCTACTCGGGCGCCAAGGCCTATTCGCAGATCTTCTCCGAAGGCCTCTGGTGGGAGCTCGGGCAAGAAGGGGTCGACGTGCTCCACGTCGTCGTCGGCAAGACCGACACGCCAGCCATGGCCCGGCTCGGCATCGATCACGGCGACGAGGGCGATTCGGGCCTCGACGTCGCGCGCGTCGCGCTGGAGAACCTCGGCAACGGTCCGATCACGGTCATGCCCAAGATGCAGGAAGGCTTCATCCAGCTCTGCACGCCCGACCGGCGCGCGGTGACGCTGGGCAATGCCAGCTTCATCATGAACAGCACCGAGGGAACCTGGCAGGACTAG
- a CDS encoding phosphotransferase family protein yields MSDQIVAPRTRDLAEMSEQVVPWLESKLPGATGLKIANMDYPRGAGRSHETILFDASWSEGGKERQEGYVIRVKPDANQVYPDDLFEEQYRVMRVLHEENIVPVAETIGFEEDPSLVGAPFFVMKKLHGRVAVTFPPYRENGWVAEATPAQRRRFWEGGVRNLALTQKTPLDKVQFLAGLPGQTSGLTGLDQEWDKYDRFVEWISQEKRWPVLDKARDALKARWPKNQPEGLVWGDARIGNMMFDDNFDVVAVMDWEQASLGGALHDLAWWLQMSAFAHEKTADKPHLDGMGTREETIALWQEITGISVDDLDWYLDFTAFKTGCLSVSTSKLWGWPEPDHKALADKLGI; encoded by the coding sequence ATGTCCGATCAGATCGTCGCCCCGCGTACCCGTGACCTTGCCGAAATGAGCGAGCAGGTCGTCCCCTGGCTCGAGAGCAAGCTGCCCGGCGCGACCGGCCTCAAGATCGCCAACATGGACTATCCGCGCGGCGCCGGCCGCAGCCACGAGACGATCCTGTTCGACGCGAGCTGGAGCGAGGGCGGGAAAGAGCGCCAGGAAGGCTACGTCATCCGCGTCAAGCCCGACGCCAACCAGGTCTATCCCGACGATCTGTTTGAGGAGCAGTACCGCGTCATGCGCGTGCTCCACGAGGAAAACATCGTACCTGTCGCCGAAACGATCGGCTTCGAGGAAGACCCCTCGCTGGTCGGCGCGCCATTCTTCGTCATGAAGAAGCTCCATGGCCGCGTCGCGGTGACCTTCCCGCCCTACCGCGAGAACGGTTGGGTGGCCGAAGCGACCCCGGCGCAGCGCCGCCGGTTCTGGGAAGGCGGCGTGCGCAACCTCGCGCTGACCCAGAAGACCCCGCTCGACAAGGTGCAGTTCCTCGCCGGGCTTCCCGGGCAGACCTCCGGCCTGACCGGCCTCGACCAGGAGTGGGACAAGTACGACCGCTTCGTCGAATGGATCAGCCAAGAAAAGCGCTGGCCGGTGCTCGACAAGGCGCGCGACGCGCTGAAGGCGCGCTGGCCGAAGAACCAGCCCGAGGGCCTGGTCTGGGGCGACGCGCGCATCGGCAACATGATGTTCGACGACAATTTCGACGTTGTCGCGGTGATGGACTGGGAACAGGCCTCGCTCGGCGGCGCGCTCCACGACCTCGCCTGGTGGCTGCAGATGTCGGCCTTCGCCCACGAGAAGACGGCCGACAAGCCGCACCTCGACGGCATGGGCACGCGCGAGGAGACGATCGCGCTGTGGCAGGAGATCACCGGTATTTCGGTCGACGACCTCGACTGGTATCTCGATTTCACCGCGTTCAAGACCGGCTGCCTTTCGGTCAGCACGTCGAAGCTCTGGGGCTGGCCCGAACCCGATCACAAGGCGCTGGCGGACAAGCTCGGTATCTAA
- a CDS encoding cytochrome P450 yields MPSIADLTLHSLPMADPAFSADPWPEFAKARAAHPWLATCDFGYVVHEYQAMRDLLWLDHSLTGAYHDVVEIMEAEGTPWGRFQHESLLAQTGDSHKRIRSVLAPAFTPQQANRHRALMQKVIAQLLDEWVPKGAFDFEDFASFFPITVMCSLIGAPTTAIASLRSSMEAFGLSMSMDKQVLPRLNEATLVLDAFAREIVAERRKARKAPGEDMLEILITTLDEGKLSERELYDLLIFLFVAGYDTSKNALTLLMDVLIDRPEIYQRCAEDLAYCRKVTEENFRYLTTSTIPRIVTKDITYRDVLVPAGTLLFFPVSISGRDPAFDHGDLFDPERDQAAKRHITFGMGVHICLGQFIARAQIEEGLHQIAQRIRHPRRTGTSAWRPFYGVWGLRGLPIAFDQAKALEEVG; encoded by the coding sequence ATGCCAAGCATCGCCGACCTGACGCTCCACAGCCTGCCGATGGCGGACCCGGCCTTCTCGGCCGATCCCTGGCCCGAATTCGCCAAGGCCCGCGCCGCGCATCCCTGGCTCGCTACCTGCGACTTCGGCTACGTCGTCCATGAATATCAGGCGATGCGCGACCTTCTCTGGCTCGATCACAGCCTGACCGGCGCCTATCACGACGTCGTCGAGATCATGGAGGCCGAGGGCACGCCCTGGGGCCGCTTCCAGCACGAGAGCCTGCTCGCCCAGACCGGGGACTCGCACAAGCGCATCCGCTCCGTGCTCGCCCCTGCCTTCACCCCGCAGCAGGCCAACAGGCATCGCGCGCTGATGCAGAAAGTGATCGCGCAACTGCTCGACGAATGGGTGCCCAAGGGCGCGTTCGACTTCGAGGACTTCGCCTCGTTCTTCCCGATCACCGTGATGTGCAGCCTGATCGGCGCGCCGACCACGGCGATCGCGAGCCTGCGTTCGTCGATGGAAGCCTTCGGACTCTCGATGTCGATGGACAAGCAGGTCCTGCCGCGGCTCAACGAAGCGACGCTGGTGCTCGATGCCTTCGCGCGCGAAATCGTCGCCGAGCGGCGCAAGGCACGAAAGGCGCCGGGCGAGGACATGCTCGAAATCCTCATAACCACGCTCGACGAGGGCAAGCTTTCCGAGCGCGAGCTCTACGACCTGCTGATCTTCCTCTTCGTCGCCGGCTACGACACCTCGAAGAATGCGCTGACCCTGCTGATGGACGTGCTGATCGACCGGCCCGAAATCTATCAGCGCTGCGCCGAAGACCTCGCCTATTGCCGCAAGGTGACCGAGGAAAACTTCCGCTACCTCACCACTTCGACGATCCCGCGGATCGTGACCAAGGACATCACCTACAGGGACGTGCTGGTCCCGGCGGGGACGCTGCTGTTCTTCCCGGTCTCGATCTCGGGGCGCGACCCTGCCTTCGACCACGGCGATCTTTTCGATCCCGAGCGCGACCAGGCGGCGAAGCGGCACATCACCTTCGGCATGGGCGTGCACATCTGCCTCGGCCAGTTCATCGCCCGCGCGCAGATCGAGGAAGGGCTCCACCAGATCGCCCAGCGGATCAGGCATCCGCGGCGGACGGGGACAAGCGCCTGGCGGCCGTTCTACGGCGTCTGGGGCCTGCGAGGCCTGCCGATCGCTTTCGACCAGGCAAAGGCGTTGGAGGAAGTCGGCTAA
- a CDS encoding carboxymuconolactone decarboxylase family protein: MERFPVLTKADLDETQCKLWDELTLGPRGFYTGGAEAKRLPDLYNAWLQFPEFGELMIKFGDVLRTKTQLPGRFRELIVLTTSAMLGARVEFDFHVPFAQNEGLSEVLIEAIRAGEVPPFADDLERVVFEANVQLLRTAMLTDGTREEAIALLGYRGVTELIATVTLYVVTAYTTNVARVKLADDFSADPGKLKDFFAGKTA; encoded by the coding sequence ATGGAGCGTTTTCCCGTTCTGACGAAAGCCGATCTCGACGAGACGCAGTGCAAGCTTTGGGACGAGCTGACGCTGGGCCCGCGCGGTTTCTATACGGGCGGCGCAGAAGCGAAGCGGCTGCCCGATCTCTACAACGCCTGGCTGCAGTTCCCCGAATTCGGCGAGCTGATGATCAAGTTCGGTGATGTGTTACGCACGAAAACGCAGCTTCCCGGACGGTTTCGCGAGCTGATCGTGCTGACCACCTCGGCCATGCTTGGGGCCAGGGTCGAGTTCGATTTCCACGTGCCCTTCGCTCAGAACGAGGGGCTTTCGGAAGTGCTGATCGAAGCGATCCGCGCGGGCGAGGTGCCGCCTTTCGCCGACGACCTGGAGCGAGTGGTCTTCGAGGCCAACGTCCAGTTGCTGCGAACGGCCATGCTCACCGATGGGACGCGCGAGGAGGCGATCGCATTGCTCGGCTACCGCGGCGTCACCGAACTGATCGCCACGGTGACGCTCTACGTCGTCACCGCCTACACCACGAATGTCGCGCGGGTGAAGCTGGCCGACGACTTCTCGGCAGATCCGGGCAAGCTGAAGGATTTCTTCGCAGGGAAAACGGCTTAA
- a CDS encoding helix-turn-helix transcriptional regulator encodes MTELREVESEAIALKLREELARRRISRQALADMARISLSTLEKALSGSRPFTLATVVRIEDVLGTPLRQHAPATATADTALAPENMGSYSRPAVRWIEGAYVTLRPSFDNPGQIYAYHTEIFWDDAAGHLCFAEAKRADAAFAQAGFVSMPNLSGHTYLVTSEAGQFRTIILGRATRERRMFGLLSTLQVGAGSQLVPVACPIALVPDSQLPEAEFGVVGDASARAGDYREILNMALASDFCRWRQ; translated from the coding sequence ATGACCGAACTGCGCGAAGTTGAAAGCGAAGCGATCGCGTTGAAGCTGCGCGAGGAGCTCGCCCGCCGCCGCATTTCGCGCCAGGCGCTCGCCGACATGGCGCGGATCAGCCTCTCGACCCTGGAGAAGGCGTTGTCGGGCAGCCGGCCGTTCACTCTGGCGACGGTTGTGCGGATCGAGGACGTGCTGGGGACGCCGCTGCGCCAGCATGCTCCAGCCACAGCGACCGCCGACACCGCACTCGCGCCGGAAAACATGGGTTCCTACAGCCGCCCGGCGGTGCGCTGGATCGAGGGAGCCTATGTCACGCTGCGGCCGAGCTTCGACAATCCCGGCCAGATCTACGCCTATCACACCGAGATATTCTGGGACGACGCGGCCGGGCATTTGTGCTTCGCCGAAGCCAAGCGCGCCGACGCCGCCTTCGCCCAGGCGGGCTTCGTCTCGATGCCCAACCTCTCGGGCCACACCTATCTGGTAACAAGCGAGGCCGGCCAGTTCCGTACGATCATCCTCGGCCGCGCGACGCGTGAACGGCGGATGTTCGGTCTGCTCTCGACGCTTCAGGTCGGCGCGGGATCGCAGCTCGTGCCCGTCGCCTGCCCGATCGCGCTGGTGCCCGACAGCCAGCTTCCCGAGGCCGAATTCGGTGTCGTCGGCGATGCCAGCGCCAGGGCCGGGGACTACCGCGAGATCCTGAACATGGCGCTGGCCAGCGACTTCTGCCGGTGGCGGCAGTAG
- a CDS encoding marine proteobacterial sortase target protein: MLIQIKSRQRLTIGAIGLAAIVVSCLLSTNLLATPDEEQKADPADGGALLLAGKGIAQGLPAVRLGTDMDVTVSGQVARVRVTQAFRNTSDKWMEATYLYPLPDDGAVDSLKMVVGQRVIIGHIKRREEAKKIYETAKAAGQKAGLVESERPNLFRNNVANVGPHETVLISIEYQAPVRQLGGEFALRLPLVVGARYVPPHTLASPAVGPDPAALADAAAVTAPIAAPSLADALNPVSITVHLAPGFAPANIISPYHRINVAEAGPMARTVTLAQGEEPADRDFELRWRSASADPTVGLFRQTLNGQQYLMAAITPPATQKIGKVPPREMVFVIDNSGSMGGTSMEAAKQSLEHALDTLRPEDSFNVIRFDDTMTQLFDHSMQASPDQIVLAKRFADGLEAAGGTEMLPALKAALVDDDTGPAVRQVVFLTDGDLSNEREMMAEIAAHGGKSRVFMVGIGSAPNNYLMRRMAEAGRGTYTNIGEGGEVNAKMTALLERLRTPAAHDLSVTVDGTPLDLTPKQLPDLYAGEPLVLLGKGESLSGKLTVKGMIGDTPWSQSVDLASAQDSPAVAKLWANRSIADVEAQRASGQIEDAAADEAVAKLGLDYSIVTRQTSLVAVDETPSRPAGAKLTQEELPVLLPAGWDFDTLFGENGAAGEAPKAGADGAADQSQAMDLPQTATGFMGTIERGLATLALGLAGLFAFGRRRKSGAAA, encoded by the coding sequence ATGCTGATCCAGATCAAATCCCGCCAGCGCCTGACCATCGGCGCGATCGGCCTCGCCGCCATCGTCGTATCCTGCCTGCTCTCGACCAACCTGCTCGCCACGCCCGACGAGGAGCAAAAGGCTGATCCCGCCGACGGCGGCGCACTGTTGCTGGCTGGAAAGGGCATCGCGCAAGGCCTCCCCGCGGTCCGCCTCGGCACCGACATGGACGTCACGGTCAGTGGCCAGGTCGCCCGCGTGCGCGTCACCCAGGCCTTCCGCAACACCAGCGACAAGTGGATGGAGGCGACCTATCTCTACCCGCTGCCCGACGACGGCGCGGTCGACAGCCTGAAGATGGTCGTCGGCCAGCGTGTGATCATCGGCCACATCAAGCGCCGCGAGGAAGCGAAGAAGATCTACGAGACCGCCAAGGCGGCGGGCCAGAAGGCCGGCCTCGTCGAGAGCGAGCGGCCCAACCTGTTCCGCAACAACGTCGCCAACGTCGGCCCGCACGAGACCGTGCTGATCTCGATCGAGTACCAGGCGCCCGTCCGCCAGCTCGGCGGCGAGTTCGCGTTGCGGCTGCCGCTGGTCGTCGGCGCGCGCTACGTTCCCCCGCACACGCTGGCGAGCCCCGCGGTCGGCCCCGACCCCGCAGCCTTGGCCGACGCTGCCGCCGTGACGGCGCCGATCGCCGCGCCGTCGCTGGCCGACGCGCTCAACCCGGTGTCGATCACCGTGCACCTCGCGCCCGGCTTCGCGCCGGCGAACATCATCAGCCCCTACCACCGCATCAATGTCGCCGAGGCGGGGCCGATGGCGCGCACGGTCACGCTCGCCCAAGGCGAGGAGCCGGCCGACCGCGACTTCGAGCTGCGCTGGCGTTCGGCCAGCGCCGACCCGACCGTCGGCCTGTTCCGCCAGACCCTGAACGGCCAGCAGTACCTCATGGCTGCGATCACCCCGCCGGCCACACAGAAGATCGGCAAGGTGCCGCCGCGCGAGATGGTCTTCGTCATCGACAATTCGGGCTCGATGGGCGGCACCTCGATGGAAGCGGCCAAGCAGAGCCTCGAGCACGCGCTCGATACGCTGCGGCCCGAGGACAGCTTCAACGTCATCCGCTTCGACGATACGATGACCCAGCTGTTCGACCATTCGATGCAGGCCAGCCCCGACCAGATCGTCCTCGCCAAGCGCTTTGCCGACGGGCTCGAAGCCGCCGGCGGCACCGAGATGCTGCCTGCACTGAAAGCCGCGTTGGTCGACGACGATACCGGCCCGGCCGTGCGCCAGGTCGTGTTCCTGACCGACGGCGACCTCTCGAACGAACGCGAGATGATGGCCGAGATCGCCGCGCACGGCGGCAAGAGCCGCGTATTCATGGTCGGCATCGGCTCGGCGCCGAACAACTACCTGATGCGCCGCATGGCCGAGGCCGGGCGCGGCACCTACACCAACATCGGCGAAGGAGGCGAGGTGAACGCCAAGATGACCGCGCTGCTCGAACGGCTGCGCACGCCTGCGGCGCACGACCTCTCGGTGACGGTGGACGGCACTCCGCTCGACCTGACGCCGAAGCAGTTGCCCGACCTCTATGCCGGCGAGCCGCTAGTTCTGCTCGGCAAGGGCGAGAGTCTGTCGGGCAAGCTGACGGTCAAGGGCATGATCGGGGACACGCCGTGGAGCCAGAGCGTCGATCTTGCCTCGGCGCAGGACAGCCCGGCCGTGGCCAAGCTCTGGGCCAACCGCTCGATCGCCGATGTCGAAGCGCAACGCGCTTCGGGCCAGATCGAAGACGCCGCGGCCGACGAGGCGGTGGCCAAGCTCGGGCTCGACTATTCGATCGTCACCCGCCAGACGAGCCTCGTCGCGGTCGACGAGACGCCCTCGCGCCCGGCCGGGGCCAAGCTCACACAGGAGGAACTGCCGGTGCTGCTGCCCGCGGGCTGGGACTTCGATACGCTGTTCGGCGAGAACGGTGCGGCCGGCGAAGCGCCCAAGGCGGGAGCGGACGGCGCTGCCGACCAGAGCCAGGCGATGGACCTGCCGCAGACCGCGACCGGCTTCATGGGTACGATCGAGCGCGGACTCGCCACCCTCGCTCTGGGCCTCGCTGGCCTCTTCGCCTTCGGCCGCCGCCGCAAGTCGGGAGCGGCAGCGTGA